In one window of Gossypium arboreum isolate Shixiya-1 chromosome 4, ASM2569848v2, whole genome shotgun sequence DNA:
- the LOC108465855 gene encoding classical arabinogalactan protein 11-like encodes MARQVIVVALIFMAVVGAFVADAAPSPAPSQAPSSSPSGAPAGGPISASPSEGPSAEGSEAEGPDAEGPDAEGPDADGPDAEGPEG; translated from the coding sequence ATGGCCCGCCAAGTTATCGTTGTTGCCCTTATTTTCATGGCTGTTGTTGGCGCATTTGTTGCCGACGCAGCACCCTCACCAGCCCCTTCACAAGCCCCTTCTTCCTCACCTTCTGGAGCTCCTGCTGGTGGCCCCATCAGCGCTAGCCCTAGCGAGGGCCCCTCTGCTGAAGGATCCGAGGCTGAAGGACCCGATGCTGAAGGACCCGATGCTGAAGGACCCGATGCCGATGGACCCGATGCTGAAGGACCCGAAG